A part of Aspergillus oryzae RIB40 DNA, chromosome 7 genomic DNA contains:
- a CDS encoding uncharacterized protein (predicted protein), producing the protein MDAQYPFASRDDIWRVFEELKELHATQFEQAERIARLERRRDEDAKLKSVWGPLSPFPTSVAGTIPTEPIFHSPADAFKGFDQGQHHGVGGTMGIESEEEPRRGTSRANSVRFDESAIHSYYGQASRSTSELPLRTGSGMGSHPLTERSLSHRSDGRLSSSGHSHHSARTNSMGLETTSRMMGSSVGGSPLIPPPGLFLLGPVPCIIRCWLTTNFSNDSLLYAAVCSGSYKSSLGYPMIRKLGLEDLVTQEEDLQFIKLPMYLPEASIHQSSSRPGSPVPQLPALTVRFLVRDIDSNDPSIQIVLGSDILRSHNAELLFSQDKIIMVDDERNKISIPLVRPEDDSVFKFLRTASDASRTTDTTQSLQASDQPDTNGHSVGVIGPPRSVSRQSRSASASARDSTDEPEESRKTSLDNQELPRSAKSTSVSKPAVVAGSPPEGPMKVEPAGVWGSWKRDTRLDSNASTAGKTSRTRPMKVLRPTKSASRTSSAMTVPTSSSNDAVPMSSQPASSRASPDETRTGKPWVSNPIGGASAFGWLNSSQPTRAVTNPK; encoded by the exons ATGGATGCTCAGTACCCTTTTGCTTCACGTGACGACATTTGGCGCGTCTTTGAAGAGCTGAAGGAGCTCCATGCTACACAGTTCGAGCAGGCGGAGCGAATCGCGAGACTGGAGCGGCGAAGGGACGAGGATGCGAAATTGAAAAGCGTCTGGGGCCCTCTGTCACCGTTTCCGACATCCGTTGCAGGCACAATACCCACAG AGCCTATCTTCCATTCGCCGGCTGACGCCTTCAAAGGTTTCGATCAGGGACAGCATCACGGGGTTGGGGGGACCATGGGCATagagagcgaagaggaacCAAGGCGAGGGACATCCAGAGCGAATAGTGTCCGCTTTGATGAAAGCGCTATCCACAGCTACTATGGACAAGCTAGTCGGTCTACCAGCGAGCTCCCACTGCGAACGGGGAGTGGAATGGGGAGCCATCCGCTGACCGAGCGGTCTTTGTCTCACCGATCTGACGGACGACTAAGCTCATCCGGACATTCCCATCACTCGGCGCGTACCAACAGTATGGGGTTGGAAACCACCAGCAGAATGATGGGCTCTTCTGTTGGTGGTTCGCCTCTCATTCCTCCACCTGgactttttctccttggccCTGTACCCTGCATCATACGGTGCTGGTTGACGACCAACTTCTCCAATGACTCGCTTCTGTATGCAGCTGTCTGCTCGGGGTCTTATAAGTCGTCATTGGGCTATCCCATGATTCGAAAGCTGGGTCTCGAGGACTTGGTAAcacaggaggaagacctgCAGTTCATCAAGCTTCCGATGTACCTGCCCGAGGCTAGCATTCACCAATCATCTTCCAGACCCGGTAGCCCAGTCCCCCAGCTGCCCGCATTGACTGTTCGATTCCTTGTCCGTGACATCGATTCCAatgatccttccattcaGATTGTTCTCGGCAGTGATATCCTTCGTTCCCATAATGCGGAACTTCTCTTCTCGCAGGACAAAATTATCATGGTGGACGATGAGCGGAATAAGATCTCGATCCCTCTTGTGCGACCCGAAGACGACTCAGTTTTCAAGTTCCTTCGCACGGCATCGGATGCCTCGCGTACTACGGACACGACTCAATCGCTTCAAGCTAGCGATCAGCCAGACACCAATGGCCATTCAGTCGGTGTAATTGGCCCACCTAGGAGTGTGTCTCGACAGTCCAGGTCAGCATCTGCTTCCGCCAGAGATTCAACTGATGAACCTGAAGAGAGTCGAAAGACATCTTTGGATAACCAGGAACTGCCAAGGAGCGCCAAATCCACCAGCGTGAGCAAGCCTGCTGTGGTTGCAGGGTCTCCGCCGGAGGGCCCGATGAAGGTGGAGCCAGCCGGGGTTTGGGGTTCGTGGAAACGCGATACCAGATTAGATTCCAATGCTTCCACCGCCGGTAAGACTTCCAGGACTCGCCCTATGAAAGTCCTGCGCCCGACCAAGTCTGCCTCTCGAACGTCATCGGCTATGACCGTGCCCACTAGCTCCAGTAACGATGCAGTCCCGATGTCCTCTCAGCCGGCATCGTCGCGAGCGTCCCCAGACGAGACACGGACGGGTAAACCATGGGTATCTAATCCCATTGGCGGCGCCTCTGCGTTTGGGTGGCTCAATTCGTCCCAACCGACCCGAGCTGTGACGAACCCTAAATGA
- a CDS encoding SGNH/GDSL hydrolase family protein (isoamyl acetate-hydrolyzing esterase): MATEEEALYKPYDQFILFGDSITQMSSDPHMGFGLFAALQDAYSRRLDVINRGFGGYTSGHAIKVFPKFFPTPEKATVRFMHVPLDVYKENLTRIIQHPATVAQNPHILLLTPPPVNEYQLQGFDESKGNAHPSRTAAFTKEYAEAVREVGASLGVPVVDVWKAFMSAVGWKEGEPLPGSRDLPNLDQFARFFTDGLHLTADGYRVLFDAIMETIRAKWPEEEPTAMDMVHPAWPEAPR; this comes from the exons ATGGCaaccgaggaagaggctttGTACAAGCCTTATGATCAATTCATCCTTTTTGGGGATTCAATCACCCAGATGTCCAGCGACCCCCACATGGGGTTCGGGCTATTCGCAGCACTGCAGGATG CTTACAGCCGTCGCCTGGACGTGATCAACCGTGGGTTTGG TGGCTATACCTCTGGCCATGCCATCAAAGTCTTTCCCAAGTTCTTTCCCACACCGGAAAAAGCCACAGTGCGGTTCATG CACGTCCCATTGGACGTGTATAAAGAGAATCTGACTCGGATCATACAACATCCTGCAACAGTGGCCCAAAATCCACATATCCTCCTGCTGACTCCACCCCCTGTAAATGAATACCAACTACAGGGGTTCGACGAGTCCAAGGGCAATGCCCATCCCAGCCGGACCGCCGCTTTTACTAAGGAATATGCGGAGGCAGTCCGCGAAGTCGGCGCCTCTCTCGGTGTCCCCGTAGTGGATGTATGGAAGGCATTTATGTCTGCTGTTGGCTGGAAGGAGGGCGAGCCACTACCGGGCTCAAGAGATTTGCCAAATCTGGATCAATTTGCGCGATTTTTCACTGATG GGCTACATTTGACGGCAGATGGATATCGGGTACTGTTTGATGCGATTATGGAAACGATTCGAGCGAAGTGGCCGGAGGAAGAACCTACTGCAATGGATATGGTTCATCCCGCATGGCCGGAGGCGCCAAGGTAG
- a CDS encoding uncharacterized protein (predicted protein), whose protein sequence is MFKRPSVVVPAVVYAMVFLFGSVMITVEVPQLLQEKFALNTEQLGLQFIGVIIGTVLGEQIGGSISDYWMNRRARRIRKAPEPEFRLWLSYPGIILTIIGVIVFLVCTQQAPEGHWTVKPIVGTGVAAFGNQVVTTVMVTYAVDCHPDDPGSVGVFITFVRQIWGFIGPFWFPDMFANVGVAASSGVASAMIFVCSLLPTIAVHAMGRKWA, encoded by the exons ATGTTCAAGCGCCCGAGCGTCGTAGTACCGGCTGTTGTGTATGCCATGGTTTTCTTATTCGGAAGTGTCATGATCACCGTCGAGGTTCCTCAGCTCCTACAGGAGAAATTTGCTCTCAATACTGAACAACTTGGTCTCCAGTTCATCGGAGTCATAATTGGCACAGTTCTTGGCGAGCAAATCGGGGGCTCAATATCCGATTACTGGATGAATCGCCGAGCACGGCGTATACGAAAGGCACCTGAACCAGAATTCCGTCTCTGGCTCAGCTACCCCGGCATTATCTTGACCATTATTGGCGTCATTGTCTTTTTAGTATGTACTCAGCAGGCCCCTGAGGGGCATTGGACTGTAAAGCCTATTGTGGGCACTGGAGTGGCTGCCTTTGGTAATCAAGTCGTGACTACTGTCATGGTCACGTATGCCGTCGACTGCCACCCAGACGATCCTGGAAGTGTGGGGGTGTTCATTACTTTCGTTCGGCAGATCTGGGGCTTCATCGGCCCATTTTG GTTTCCCGATATGTTTGCGAACGTTGGCGTCGCTGCTAGTTCAGGTGTTGCGAGCGCTATGATATTCGTCTGTAGCTTGCTACCCACTATTGCGGTGCACGCAATGGGGAGGAAATGGGCTTAA
- a CDS encoding uncharacterized protein (predicted protein), giving the protein MSSHKRTEDLGEVLSTPSIPSPDSKDLSSLEKEDSECIEKAEVSPTQFDDISSSLSPSHREYLFKRHGTLDLDPMPSASDADPYNWPTWKKLTNLLLVAFHACMATFTSSITPAYEDISIDLGVSLQRASYLTSLQIAILGGAPLFWKPLSNRYGRRPIFLLSTILSLVCNVGCAKSPTYASLAACRALTAFFISPAAAIGSAVVAETFFKKERARYMGIWTLMVTLGIPVH; this is encoded by the exons ATGTCATCACATAAAAGAACAGAGGATCTAGGGGAGGTCCTATCCACCCCATCTATCCCATCACCAGATAGCAAGGACCTTTCCTCcctggaaaaagaagatagcGAGTGTATTGAGAAAGCAGAAGTCAGCCCAACACAGTTCGATGATATCTCatcttcgctttctccatctcatcGTGAATATCTCTTCAAACGACATGGCACCTTGGACCTGGACCCCATGCCGAGTGCGTCAGACGCAGACCCATACAACTGGCCTACGTGGAAG AAATTAACGAACCTCCTTCTTGTCGCCTTTCACGCTTGCATGGCGACCTTTACGTCCTCGATCACGCCTGCCTATGAGGACATTAGTATCGATTTAGGAGTATCTCTACAAAGAGCCAGCTATCTTACCTCCCTACAAATTGCTATTCTCGGGGGCGCTCCCCTCTTCTGGAAACCATTGTCCAACCGGTACGGTCGTCGGCCTATATTTCTGCTATCCACCATCCTCAGCCTTGTTTGCAATGTTGGATGTGCGAAGAGCCCGACGTATGCGTCACTGGCCGCATGTAGAGCTTTAACAGCGTTTTTCATCTCTCCGGCAGCAGCAATCGGGAGTGCCGTTGTGGCAGAaaccttcttcaagaaagagagggctCGGTATATGGGGATATGGACCTTGATGGTCACTCTGGGTATACCA GTGCATTGA
- a CDS encoding alpha/beta hydrolase (predicted protein), giving the protein MPLIVCIHGASYDSKYFDIDFQHSIFTLGETLQIPVVAFDRPGYGGSTAYPDPKVKNEDLERRGTTFVQEQGKYLNSTVLPAVWKEFGSGASSMVVLAHSIGGMIAIVAAAEPKEYPLAGLVVSGIGCKSHMHESLNSSRRNGGYSRENSGSDQIDEQRTHIRFNPKVKDRLMLNFPPKANEVLLVDPKITSYTEVLNNPVPLGELHDVRTTWQSYWCSYAERVTVPFLYAVGDQDGFWDSSEEGTMQFTEVFRTKSPKVENVVIPMAPHCMEMSLQGTAWLLRCLGFAIECSMGQAFWGSRE; this is encoded by the exons ATGCCCCTTATTGTCTGCATACATGGAGCAAGCTATGACTCGAAGTATTTCGATATCGACTTTCAGCATTCCATATTCACGCTCGGAGAGACTCTTCAGATACCCGTCGTTGCGTTCGATAGACCAGGATACGGTGGTAGCACGGCCTACCCGGATCCAAAAGTCAAGAATGAAGACCTCGAAAGACGGGGCACTACATTCGTTCAGGAACAAGGGAAATACCTCAACTCAACTGTTCTACCAGCAGTGTGGAAAGAGTTTGGGTCTGGTGCATCCAGTATGGTAGTATTGGCACATTCGATAGGGGGGATGATAGCCATCGTGGCCGCTGCAGAACCGAAAGAGTATCCACTTGCAGGGCTGGTCGTGTCTGGAATTGGGTGCAAGAGCCATATGCATGAGTCGCTGAATTCAAGTCGCAGAAATGGAGGGTATAGCCGTGAAAACAGCGGCAGTGACCAAATAGACGAGCAGCGAACGCATATCCGTTTCAATCCTAAGGTGAAGGATAGACTGATGCTTAACTTTCCGCCCAAAGCAAATGAAGTACTGCTTGTTGACCCAAAAATCACCTCGTACACAGAGGTCCTTAACAACCCGGTTCCCTTGGGTGAGCTACATGATGTTCGCACGACGTGGCAGAGCTACTGGTGCTCGTATGCCGAGCGGGTTACTGTGCCTTTTCTATACGCGGTGGGTGACCAGGACGGCTTTTGGGACTCATCGGAAGAAGGCACCATGCAATTCACCGAAGTATTCCGGACAAAGAGTCCCAAAGTTGAGAATGTGGTCATACCTATGGCGCCTCATTGTATGGAGATGAGCCTGCAGGGAACGGCGTGGCTGTTACGTTGTCTGGGATTCGCGATCGAATGCAGCATGGGTCAAG CGTTCTGGGGTAGTAGGGAATAG